In Trifolium pratense cultivar HEN17-A07 linkage group LG7, ARS_RC_1.1, whole genome shotgun sequence, a genomic segment contains:
- the LOC123893604 gene encoding octanoyltransferase LIP2p, chloroplastic-like yields the protein MILLECSCFTFNKPRPLRPHSNSSSTFSSLIINGGGHRIRTTKRVQCLRSCDLIDFHQDLIPYEVAWSLQKNIVKEKKSQIQNEGDCNDTLIVLQHPSVFTLGTASSNNNLNFDIKNPPFDIHRTERGGEVTYHGPGQLVMYPIMNLRKHKMDLHWYLRTLEEVVIRVLSSTFSIQASRMEGLTGVWVGNEKVAAIGIRVDQWITYHGLALNVMTDLSPFKWIVPCGIHGRQVGSIKGLLKEAQLSCNDHETADLYHLDGASLSHITHKSLIEEFSKVFQLKYNHKIISVPMLCESARK from the exons ATGATTTTATTGGAGTGTTCTTGTTTCACTTTCAACAAGCCTCGACCTCTCCGTCCCCACTCCAATTCATCTTCAACATTTTCCTCTCTCATAATCAATGGAGGAGGCCATAGAATAAGAACAACCAAAAGGGTGCAATGTTTACGAAGCTGTGACCTTATAGATTTTCATCAAGACTTGATCCCTTATGAAGTGGCATGGTCTTTACAGAAAAACATTgttaaagaaaagaaatcacAGATTCAAAATGAAGGAGATTGCAATGACACTCTTATTGTTTTACAACACCCTTCTGTTTTCACATTGGGTACTGCTAGTTCCAACAACAACCTTAATTTTGACATTAAAAATCCACCCTTTGATATTCATCGTACTGAACGTGGTGGAGAAGTTACATACCATGGTCCTGGCCAG TTAGTGATGTATCCAATTATGAACCTCCGGAAACATAAGATGGATCTTCATTGGTATCTAAGGACACTTGAAGAGGTTGTTATTCGTGTTCTGTCTtcaaccttttcaattcagGCTTCAAGGATGGAAGGTTTAACTGGTGTTTGGGTTG GAAATGAGAAAGTGGCAGCTATAGGTATAAGAGTGGATCAATGGATTACCTATCATGGTTTAGCACTCAATGTCATGACGGATTTGAGTCCCTTTAAATGGATCGTCCCATGCGGAATACACGGCCGTCAAGTTGGGAGTATCAAAGGGTTGCTGAAAGAAGCACAATTATCATGTAATGATCATGAAACAGCTGATTTGTATCATTTGGATGGTGCCAGTCTTAGTCATATTACTCATAAGTCCTTAATTGAAGAGTTCTCAAAAGTGTTTCAGCTTAAGTACAATCATAAAATTATTTCTGTACCAATGCTGTGTGAAAGTGCACGAAAATAA